From Proteiniborus ethanoligenes:
CCCAGGATTCTCAAAATACCTAGTATATACTGCTATGGATATGCCGGAAATATATCCGATTATTGTTGAAGATCCTGTTTCAACTGGGCCTTACGGTGCTAAGGGAATAGGTGAGCCTGCACTAATACCAATAATACCAGCAATTATAAATGCTATACATGATGCTATTGGAGTTAGGTTTACTGAACTACCTATAACACCTGAAGCTATAATAGAAGCACTAAAAAACAAATAACAAAGAGGGGGAAAATTTAATGAGTCAAAATGGAAGTAAAGAAAACCAAGCACCAAAGCAAAGCTTTTTAAAGAGAAAGAATATTGAAATCTCTGTAAAAAGATATTTAATTGATGCTATGAGTTTTATGGCACTAGGTCTTTTTTCATCATTATTAATTGGTACTATTATGAATACCCTAGGAAGCAAATTAGGTATCCCGTTTTTAAGCGAAGTTATATGGCCTATATGTAAAGATATGACAGGAGCAGCAATAGGTGTAGCTGTTGCATACGGTTTACAAGCACCACCACTTGTATTATTTGCATCAGCAGTAACAGGTGCAGCTGGTAATGCACTAGGTGGACCAGTTGGTGCATTCCTTGCAGCAGTAATAGGAGCTGAATTAGGTAAAATAGTATCTAAAGAAACAAAAATAGACATTATAGTTACTCCTGCTGTTACTATTATAGCTGGTGTTCTAGTTGGCTCAGTTGTTGGACCTGCTGTAGGAGCGTTTATGACAAGCGTAGGAAAACTTATTATGTATGCTACAACTCTACAACCATTCTTAATGGGAATATTAGTTTCAGTTATAGTTGGTATGGTATTAACACTTCCTATTAGTAGTGCTGCATTATGTATGATGCTTGGACTTGCAGGATTAGCTGGGGGAGCTGCTACTGCTGGATGCTGTGCACAAATGGTTGGCTTTGCTGTAATGAGCTTTAAAGAAAATGGATGGGGTGGACTTGCAGCACAAGGATTAGGAACATCTATGCTTCAAGTACCTAACATAGTTAGAAACTGGAAGATTTGGATTCCCCCAACACTAGTTGCTGCTATTACTGGACCTATGGCAACATTAATATTTAAAATGGAAGGAACTCCAATGGGTTCTGGAATGGGAACTAGTGGATTTGTTGGACAATTTGGAACAATAGAAGCTATGGAAGCTGCTGGTAAGGGTGGAGCAACAATGTGGATAGGAATTTTAATATTACACTTTATAATACCTGCAGTTCTTACTCCAATAATAGCTAATGTAATGAGAAAAATGGGTTGGATTAAGGAAGGCGACTTAAAGTTAAACTTATAATATAAATTTGAAAAAGTTGATAGAAGTGCGTAAGAGCACTTCTATCAACTTTTAAATATGAAATTATTAAAATAGATATTTCAAAAATGAACAACCGTTTCAAATATGCAATGCTACGTGATGGGATTTTATGAATGTTAGAGGAAAAACCTTTTCAACCATTTCAAAAATGAAAGATATATAGTGTAAATATTATAAAATTAGGCTATTTAATGGGTTAAAAATTGGCACGAAAATTGCTATGTATTATGTATGTAAGCATAGAGAATATATATTAAAAGATATTTTAAATAGGAGGGTAAACATGAGAGTTGGTTTTATAGGCTTAGGAGTTATGGGAAAAAGAATGGCCATTAATGTGCTAAAGGGTGGATACGAGGTAAAGGTGTCTGATCTAAATAAAGAAGCTGTAAAAGAGCTAGTAGATTTAGGAGCTAAAGAAGGACAAACGCCTGCTGAGGTAGCTAAGGATGCAGATGTTGTACTTACTTCTCTTCCAAATTCAGCTATAGTAGAAGGCGTTGTTTTAGGAAAAGATGGTGTTCTTGAAGGAATAAAAGAAGGAACAATAATAGTTGATTTAAGCAGCATCACTCCAAAATCAATTCAAGGTATTGCAAAAAAAGCTAGTCAAAAAGGTGTAGAAGTACTAGATGCACCAGTAAGCGGTGGAGCAGCAGGAGCGGAAAAAGGAACTCTTACTATTATGGTTGGTGGAAACAAAGAAGCATTTGAAAAGGTTCTTCCAATATTAAGCTGTATAGGTACAAAGGTTAATCATGTAGGGGAAGTAGGTGCTGGAGATACAGTTAAGCTAGTAAACAATTTATTATTAGGAGCAAATATGGTTGCCGTTGCAGAAGCTTTAGCTTTAGGAGTTAAGGCAGGACTTAAGCCAGAGATATTATACGATATAATTAGCCAAAGTTCAGGTTCTTCCTATGCATTGACTGCTAAATACAATAACTTTATTGCAAAGGGTAATTTTGAACCAGGCTTTATGATAGATTTACAATATAAGGATTTACAGCTTGCAGTAGATACAGCAAAGGATTTAAAAATGCCTCTTATAATAGGTAACTTATCACAACAAATGTTTGAAGCTGCAAGAGCAAAGGGATTAGGAGCTGAGGATATTTCAGCAGTATTAAAGCTGTATGAAGATTGGGGAAATATAGAAGTAAGAGAGGAGCAGAAATAATTATGGATTTAAAAGCTATGATTGAAGAGAAAATGCCTCTAACTCTTGGGGAAATAATAGAGATTGCAGATGAAAAAAAGATTAGATTTGTAGATGTAGTTCTTGCTGAAGCAGAAATTCAAACAGGAAAAAGCAAGGAAGAAGTATTAGAAGAAGTATTAAAGGAATTTGACCACAACTTACATGCAATTGAAGTTGGACTAACTACAGGAAGCAGTTTATTATTAGGTACAACCGGTTCAGAGCTAAACAATATGGAAGGATTCAGATTATTTCAAGACGAATTTGTAGATAAGGCTTTAGTGTATACAATAGCCGCTCAAGTAGGCAATCATGGTGTAGGGTTAAATCCATGTGCAGGTACTGGAGACTCTTGCCCATATACAGGCTTTATCAAGGCTATGTTTGACACAGGCTATGAAAGAGAAAGAGTAGCAGAAATTGCTGCTATGATATTAAAAATTGGTGCTATGTTTAGAGTTGGAAAGACTACTACAGGTTGTAACATGGAAGGGTATGGTGCAGGCTCAGCTGCAATTGCAGCAGCACAAGTTGAGTTATTAGGTGGAGGCCCAAGAGATATTGAGCGCGCAATGGTTATAGCCATATCTCCTACAATAGGAGTACCTTGTACACCTAGAG
This genomic window contains:
- a CDS encoding PTS transporter subunit IIC, whose product is MSQNGSKENQAPKQSFLKRKNIEISVKRYLIDAMSFMALGLFSSLLIGTIMNTLGSKLGIPFLSEVIWPICKDMTGAAIGVAVAYGLQAPPLVLFASAVTGAAGNALGGPVGAFLAAVIGAELGKIVSKETKIDIIVTPAVTIIAGVLVGSVVGPAVGAFMTSVGKLIMYATTLQPFLMGILVSVIVGMVLTLPISSAALCMMLGLAGLAGGAATAGCCAQMVGFAVMSFKENGWGGLAAQGLGTSMLQVPNIVRNWKIWIPPTLVAAITGPMATLIFKMEGTPMGSGMGTSGFVGQFGTIEAMEAAGKGGATMWIGILILHFIIPAVLTPIIANVMRKMGWIKEGDLKLNL
- a CDS encoding NAD(P)-dependent oxidoreductase codes for the protein MRVGFIGLGVMGKRMAINVLKGGYEVKVSDLNKEAVKELVDLGAKEGQTPAEVAKDADVVLTSLPNSAIVEGVVLGKDGVLEGIKEGTIIVDLSSITPKSIQGIAKKASQKGVEVLDAPVSGGAAGAEKGTLTIMVGGNKEAFEKVLPILSCIGTKVNHVGEVGAGDTVKLVNNLLLGANMVAVAEALALGVKAGLKPEILYDIISQSSGSSYALTAKYNNFIAKGNFEPGFMIDLQYKDLQLAVDTAKDLKMPLIIGNLSQQMFEAARAKGLGAEDISAVLKLYEDWGNIEVREEQK